In a single window of the Fretibacterium sp. OH1220_COT-178 genome:
- the xdh gene encoding selenium-dependent xanthine dehydrogenase, with protein MYRLTINGKVHDIEEDGSLLDYLRDTADITSVKNGCAEGACGACTVLIDGRTARACVQKVSRLDGRTVVTVEGLSGREREIYAWAFGAAGAVQCGFCIPGMVMSAKGLLDANPSPTVPEIKEAIKGNLCRCTGYAKIERAVAMAAEALRDPDFVPPRDPYGRPYALSERMPRLDAREKVLGTGKYVEDLKMPGMLYGAALRPKTPRERILSIDTSAAEAHPGVVAVLTAKDVPGERYIGHIVHDWPVLIAPGEVTRYAGDALALVAATGKKALKEALALIRVESEVLKPMLTIEESLAPDAEPIHPFGNLVKVNAVVKRGDVDRALAESAHVVSHSYSSPVGEHAFLEPETALAYPDEGGRLVLRTSGQSVYDEYREVTRMLGCGEGQVRVISALVGGGFGGKEDMSVQHHAALLAWHVKRPVQVSLSRQESMIVHPKRHPMFMDYTAGCDAEGRITAMRIRIRGDTGAYTSLGGPVMQRACTHATGPYRVPNVDIEGTNVYTNNPPSGAFRGFGVTQSAFAVESTLNLLAEKAGLSYWEIRDRNVVEPGDVLGNGQIAAPNTGIRECLKAVKPHFDSSPRAGLACAWKNSGLGVGVPDTGRMRLVVRDGGIRLFTSAACMGQGVATTMVQIASFTTGLPVNRIAFNEPDTALTPDSGTSTASRQTLFTGEATRRVCMKFMEALKEEGGDIARLEGREFYDEFLFVTDPMGSDKPNPVSHAAYSFGVHVCILDEDGRLEKYVACHDVGQVINLNSVEGQIEGGVVMGLGYALTEDLRLEGGIPRARLGTLGMFRAPDVPPIECILLDCKDPQGAGAYGAKGVGEVVLVPPAPTLALAYQRWDGRFRDSLPLEGTPYSRKK; from the coding sequence CGGACGCACGGCACGTGCCTGTGTCCAGAAGGTCTCCCGATTGGACGGCAGGACGGTGGTGACGGTCGAGGGGCTCTCCGGCCGCGAACGGGAGATCTACGCCTGGGCCTTCGGGGCCGCGGGGGCGGTGCAGTGCGGCTTCTGCATCCCCGGCATGGTGATGAGCGCAAAGGGCCTTTTGGACGCCAACCCGAGCCCGACCGTGCCGGAGATCAAGGAGGCGATCAAGGGGAACCTCTGCCGCTGCACGGGGTACGCGAAGATCGAGAGGGCCGTGGCGATGGCCGCGGAGGCCCTGCGCGACCCCGATTTTGTCCCTCCGCGGGACCCCTACGGCCGTCCCTATGCGCTGAGCGAGCGGATGCCGCGCCTCGACGCCCGCGAGAAGGTCCTGGGCACGGGCAAGTACGTCGAGGACCTCAAGATGCCGGGGATGCTCTACGGCGCCGCGCTGCGCCCCAAGACGCCGCGCGAGCGGATCCTGAGCATCGACACGAGCGCCGCGGAGGCGCATCCGGGCGTCGTGGCCGTGCTGACGGCCAAGGACGTGCCGGGCGAGCGGTACATCGGGCACATCGTGCACGACTGGCCGGTGCTGATCGCGCCGGGCGAGGTGACCCGATACGCGGGCGACGCTCTGGCCCTGGTCGCCGCAACCGGCAAGAAGGCGCTGAAGGAGGCCCTGGCGCTGATCCGGGTGGAGAGCGAGGTCCTGAAGCCCATGCTCACCATCGAGGAGTCCCTGGCCCCTGACGCGGAGCCCATCCATCCCTTCGGCAATCTCGTGAAGGTCAATGCGGTCGTCAAGCGGGGCGATGTGGACAGGGCCCTGGCGGAGTCCGCGCATGTGGTGAGCCACTCCTACAGCTCTCCTGTCGGGGAGCATGCCTTTCTGGAGCCGGAGACCGCTCTGGCCTACCCCGATGAGGGCGGAAGGCTGGTGCTGCGCACGTCCGGGCAGAGCGTCTACGACGAGTACCGTGAGGTGACGCGGATGCTGGGCTGCGGGGAGGGGCAGGTTCGCGTGATCTCGGCGCTGGTCGGCGGCGGGTTCGGCGGCAAGGAGGACATGTCCGTCCAGCACCACGCCGCGCTTCTGGCGTGGCACGTCAAGCGGCCGGTCCAGGTGTCCCTCTCCCGCCAGGAGAGCATGATCGTGCATCCCAAGCGGCACCCGATGTTCATGGACTACACCGCCGGCTGCGACGCGGAGGGGCGCATCACGGCCATGAGGATCCGGATCCGGGGGGACACGGGCGCCTACACGTCCCTGGGCGGCCCCGTGATGCAGCGCGCCTGCACCCACGCCACGGGGCCCTACCGCGTCCCGAACGTGGACATCGAGGGGACGAACGTCTACACCAACAACCCGCCGAGCGGGGCGTTCCGCGGGTTCGGCGTCACCCAGTCCGCCTTCGCGGTGGAGTCCACGCTGAACCTGCTGGCGGAGAAGGCCGGCCTCTCGTACTGGGAGATCCGGGACCGCAACGTCGTGGAGCCGGGCGACGTGCTGGGCAACGGCCAGATCGCGGCTCCGAACACGGGGATCCGCGAGTGCCTGAAGGCCGTCAAGCCGCATTTCGATTCATCGCCCCGCGCCGGCCTGGCCTGCGCCTGGAAGAACAGCGGCCTGGGGGTCGGCGTCCCCGACACGGGGCGGATGCGCCTCGTGGTCCGTGACGGCGGCATCCGGCTCTTTACCAGCGCGGCCTGCATGGGGCAGGGCGTGGCGACGACGATGGTGCAGATCGCGTCCTTCACCACGGGGCTTCCCGTGAACCGGATCGCCTTCAACGAGCCCGACACCGCCCTGACGCCGGACAGCGGGACCTCGACGGCCTCGCGCCAGACCCTGTTCACGGGCGAGGCGACGCGGCGGGTCTGCATGAAGTTTATGGAGGCCCTGAAGGAGGAGGGGGGCGACATTGCCCGACTGGAGGGGCGGGAGTTCTACGACGAGTTCCTGTTCGTAACGGACCCGATGGGCTCGGACAAGCCGAACCCGGTCAGCCACGCGGCCTACAGCTTCGGGGTCCACGTCTGCATCCTTGATGAGGACGGCCGGTTGGAGAAGTACGTCGCCTGCCACGATGTGGGGCAGGTCATCAACCTGAACAGCGTGGAGGGGCAGATCGAGGGCGGCGTCGTGATGGGGCTGGGCTATGCGCTGACCGAGGACCTGCGCCTCGAGGGCGGTATTCCGCGCGCACGGCTGGGGACGCTCGGGATGTTCCGCGCCCCGGACGTCCCGCCGATCGAGTGCATCCTCCTGGACTGCAAGGATCCGCAGGGCGCGGGCGCCTATGGGGCCAAGGGGGTGGGCGAGGTCGTTCTGGTCCCGCCGGCGCCGACCCTGGCCCTGGCCTATCAGCGGTGGGACGGCAGGTTCCGGGACAGCCTTCCGCTCGAGGGGACGCCGTACAGCCGGAAGAAGTAG